The nucleotide window GCAGCTAATTAACTGGAAGGGAAATGCTACGTATTGGAGAAGTGCTAATTTGCTTTTGCAAGGATGCAAACCCATTCTTTAGAAATCAAAGTGGAGAATTCTTTTACGTTGCTCACAATTTCGATGCTAATAAGATTGATTTTACTTTTGGTGCGTCAGATAGCTCTGTAAAAATTAGGGCCGTTTTGAGTCCAACAGGTCAGTTCAATCTGCTGCTGTGGAATGATAAAAGTAGGAGATGGCTTGAAGTGTGGAGAGAGCCTCTTAATAAACGTGACTTTTATGCTGAATGCGGTCCATATAGCACCTGTGATAATAACGGTGATACCCTCTCGTCACAATGCAAGTGTTCGAAAGGTTTTAGGACAGAATTACATAAACAATGGGCTATGGGGGACTGGCCCGGTGGTTGTGTTCGGGAAAAGGCCTTGAGATGTGATAAAGGGGAAGGGTTTGAGAAGTTTGAGGAGATGAAATGTTGGGGAAAAACTTAGAGTACACAACTTtaacacaagtgttggagagacaatacaagtaaacaaattacttgtattacacatacaaaatattacaacactcaaAAGGACACAAAGACACTTTAGAAGCAATGACACTCACTCACTTTCTAGAGACAAACTCTAGATCACTCACACTCCTACAAGACTATTCttacttctcactctcacttggttgccTACTTGGCTACTTTCTTGTTGGTTGGTTACTTGGTTACTTGGTTGATACAAATGGTGTgaatgccttctccttttataggcatggatggaaccttggagaagcatggaaacatcatGCTAGAGTTATCTAGATAATTCTACTAACTTCCCAAGTtagaattatctacactaatcttgcatgttggtggaaacctcaccattcttctaaAATCTTCCACCAACTTAAGGAACAGCCTtctttgctagagttttctaGCATATTCCCATTATAGAATCTTCTAGAGAAAACCATGCATGTTTGAATTAGAATAATCTAGTTCCTTTGTACTGACTGATCTTAATGGGCTGGTGTTGATCTTTAACACTCCCCTTCAACACCAGCTCATTCTTTTCTTCTCGTTGAGTCGACACGTTATCTTGAACACCCATTTGCATGATATGGGTTTCAAATCTCTTGGCCTTGCCACTGGATCCCAAGTTTGATATTTCTTTAACGTAGCATCCTCTTTTCCCAGCTATGTGCCACTCAGAAGTCTGTGATTCTTCTTTACGCATCTCAGCTTCACTTGTTTCTTCTACTATGCCTGCGTTGGCGCATTTGGGATTTGACTTCGGTATTCCCATTGACCTTCTTAGTTGTGATCGTGGAGTTGGTACTTCCACTTCACTAGGTCTAACTTCTCCTGGTGGTTGATACACACCCACTTGCCAAGGACTCTTAGGTACTTCTTGCTTGACATCGTCACCATCAAGCAATTCCTCAAGCTCATCTAGACTCAATTGGATTTTGGCAGATTTGTCTCCAATTTTCTCCTGCAATGTATCTTCAACCTCTCTCGAGTCAGGCATCACCTCATTGAGCACCATGAAGAAGATGATTCAGCGTCCCATTCTTCCTTCATAGCTAGATATGCTACGGCGTCCCAATCATCTTCACTTTTCTTCTCTGAGTTGGCGACGTTACTATCCACGGGCTTTTTGAACCAACAATCCTTTGCCATGTGGCCCTTCTTTCCACAATTGTAACACTTGCCCTCAAACCTTTTATTATTCTGGGACTGACCATGGTTGCCGTGATACTTTGAAGCTCCCCCTGGTCGAGAACTCTCTCATCCTTGATGACCTTTTCCCTTGTCATCATTTCTTTTAGATCCACCACCAGCATGCTGCTTAAAGTTGCCTTTACTTTTGGTGTAGAGTGCTTCCTCCTCACCTCTTGACGAGACCCCTCCCATTTGCTTTGCCAAAGCTTCTTGATCGGCAAGCAAATTCTCAAACTCAACAAGTGATGGTTGGGTCGGCCATCCTTGTACAACGGAAACGAAGCCTCTTTATTCCAGTCTCAATCCATGGataattattctttttatcTTGGATTCTACAATGGTAGCACTAGGATCTAACTCAGAAATTTCACGGCAAATAGACTTTACCTTGTGGAAATATTCGGCAATCATCATGTCTCGTTGGGCCATCGATAACAGCTCGTTCTTGAGAAGTTGGAGTCTTGTATCATTCCTCTTTGAAAAGAGTGTGGCGAAGGTGTCCCACGCTTCTTTTGGTGTCTTGGCCTTCCGTATGTGCTCTAACATGTCATCTTCAACTGTGGTTTTTAAGGCAAATATGGCCTTACCTGCCTTGATCTTCCATTTCCTCAAAATGCCACTAGTGTCTTCTTTCGGCTATGTAACTTCATTACTGCCGACGACATCCCAAAGATCTTGGCCTTATAGGTAAGACTCCATACACGTCGCCCATGTGTTataatttttgttgttcaacTTCTTGATTCCTCAAACAACTTGAAGATCTCCCATCGTGTCGGCAGAACTTCGATAAACCGAACAAGCTTAACGAATAATCTTGCGAAGTACAAAACTTCTCAcgattctcaaaaacttcactagAGACGGTCCCTGATCGTACcactctgataccaattgttggggaaaaacttagagtacataactctaacacaagtgttggagagacaaTACAAggaaacaaattacttgtattacacatacaaaatattacaacaattaAAAGGACACAAAGACACTTTAAAAGCAATGACACTCACTCACTTTCTAGAGACAAACTCTAGATCACTCACACTCCTACAAGACTATTCTTACTTAtcactctcacttggttgccTACTTGGCTACTTTCTTGTTGGTTGGTTACTTGGTTACTTGGTTgatacaaatggtgtggatgccttctccttttataggcatggatggaaccttggagaagcatggaaacatcatGCTAGAGTTATCTAGATAATTCTACTAACTTCCcaagctagaattatctacactaatcttgCATGTTGGTGGAAACCTCACCATTCTTTTAGAATCTTCCACCAACTTAAGGAACAACCTtctttgctagagttttctaGCATATTCCCATTATATAATCTTCTAGAGAAAACCATGCATGTTTGAACTAGAATAATCTTGCTCCTTTGTATCGACTGATCTTAATGGGCTGGTGTTGATCTTTAACATGAAACTGCCGGATCATGCTATTATTTTAGAAAATATGAGAACGAGTGAGTGTGAATCTGAATGCCTACGGAACTGCTCTTGCACATCTTATGCCTATTCAAATGTGATAGAAGGAGGTACTGTAAAATGCTTGACACGGCTTGATGACTTGACGGATCTTGTAGAGAATCATGGGCTTGGGCAAACCATATATATTCATGTTCACCGCTCTGATCAAGGCATGTCAGTTTAGTTTCTTTTGCTGTTTTCTGTGTCAATTTGTATTCTTAGCAGACAAGAGACAACAAAATTCAACAAGAAAATGATCATTAGTTGGAGCCTTTTTTGTTAGTTGCAGGCGGTAAGGGTCATGTTGATAAGCTGTCCCTTGTAATCCCAACAGTCTCTTGCTTACGATAATTTTTGGCTATTTATTGTGGAAGAAAACATTGAGAAAAGAAGGTAGTGCTACCACACGCACGCACacaccaccctctctctctctctctctctctctctctctctctctctctctctctcttttctgcaGGCACCAATTTGCACACAAACGAATGGTGCTATAACAATTAGACTCAAACAGGGAGCGTAGGAAGGAGCGTAAGCGAGGCTATAAGAAATTTTAGCCTTGGAGGTGGAAAGAATGACCCCGAACTACCACTCTTTAGGTTAAGGAGTATAGTAGCTGCTACAAACAACTTCTCTGAAGCTAATAAACTTGGAGAGGGAGGATTTGGTCCTGTTTATAAGGTGACCCTTCCACTGTGTGCACTACATACTAGCACATTAATAgttcttcatcatttccacCAACAATGTCTTCGGTAATTCGTATGCTGCAGAGCAATGAAGCTACATCACTTCCACCATCCAAAGAACCTGCATTCTCAATACATAGGGGTGCCGGTGCTGTTGGTTGTTCTTCTCTAACACCTGCCAGTTTTTCGAACAATGAACTCACTGTTAGTTTGCCAGAAGGTCAATAGAGGTTCATATTTCGTTTTGTGAACGTCAAAATTAACTATGTAAACCTCAAGAATAAAACTATGACATTCAACTCTTCCTTTCCATATCAGAAACTGTAGATCCTTGATTTTGTTATAATGAATATCTATTTTAAACAGAGACGGGAAGATTTTTGGGATGAATCAATCAGAGTATCAAACTGATGCAAATACTAACAAGATTGTTGGCACACGGTAAGTGTTATACTGCACATGTTTTAGTTATGTACTAAACCTTATGCAACAAAGATTTCGAAGCAGACAGAGGGAGGATTTGATTTTTCTGGCGAAAATGATCCATCATCAAATGGAAACGCTTATACCGTTGCTTACAAGTTTGACGATGATGAGTATGTTTCTTATGGTGTCTCAGGCAGTTCAATAAAATTAAGGCTTAAGGTGAATCCAACTGGGCGGATTGATCTACTTAAGTGGACAGATGACATAGTACATGGCAGGGTGGAGCATGCCTGTTAGTCAATGTGATTTTTATGCTCCTTGCGGTCCAAACGGTGCCTGCAGTACAGGAAAAATGAACCTCTCGCATCACCATGCTAGTGTTTGATAGGTTTTAGGCCAAAATTTCAAGAACAATGGAATATGGGGGATTGGTCCGGTGGTTGTGTTCCAGAAAAGGTACCGGTGTGCGAACGGAGAAGTGTTCTCAAAGTTGGAGGATGTGAAACTACCAGATCATGGTATTATGCTAGAAAATAAAGTTATGAGCGAGTGTAAATCTGAATGCCTCCATAACCGCTCTTGCACAGCTTATGCATATGTAAGTGCGAGAACGAAACAGATATGGTACGGTGACTTGATGGATCTTGTAGACAATCAACTTGTCGGGCAACGAGATATTTATATTCGTGTTCATGGCTCCCAACTAAGTTTGTTTGATCGGGaggtaaacacataaattcCTAATCAACCAAGTTACCTAGGTCCTAAATCCTAATCACAAAAAATCACACTGATCAAATTAAAACACCGAATTAAAACATACCCAATTATAAAACTAtcattaaaaatgaatatttcATCATTTTGGTATAGCAGCATAGAgcctagggatgggcaaatacccatcggttatgggtaaccgcggttatcagtccatttaaatttcaagattacggttatgggtaaccgtttagataaataaacggttatgggtataaccgtttacctgcgaaatttaaatgggcggttatgagtattaaccgcggttatgagtattaaccgcggttataaacgggtaaccatttacccatttattttatatatgtaaaattaacacaaaccatgttccctatcggacaaaacttagatcaatgcCATTGATTATAGTGCATGATTTCTATaactaatataatatagttttccttaatcactttaaatttcatggtccattatatatattatgttaatattttacattcCGAGTCAAATAACTCAAGAATACTGTCTTTTAACAGTTTTCgtaacccaagaatacttagcaaattttatattaccttcattgctaacagttaaaaatatcgtctgtaaactattattttaattattggaatgatatacggacttaaaaaattaaaatgcagaaatgtatgatgaatgtacctataacaatgtttaattgttagaaaaacaaaattatgacaattttttcttttttaattttcaagttattaaaaaaacaagtagacgggtgaaaaaggagtaaatggtaaaaaagaaaggataaacgggtttaaaaatgataaatgggtaaacgggtactaaacggttacggttaaatgggtacacggttatgggtatagttaaccatttataaacggttatgggtataagaataaccgtttagacaattacccaaccggtaaacggttatgcgggtatgagaataaacggttatggataaataaccgcggttacccgcctgCCATAACTGTTGCTCATCCCTAATTGAGCCtcattaaaaagagaaaaagaaaaaatgcagAGAGAGAATACAGCAGCATAATCAATCAAGTTGATGCATATTTCAATCAAATTGATGCATAATTCAATCGAGCCTCATTAACAACAGAAAATACAGCAGCGCAAAGCATAACAGAAGCttggaaatggaaaagaaaCCTGCAATTAGGTTTCTTCAGAAGCAAAAATGGCAGAACGGAACCCAGAatcagagatagagagagagagtggagtgAGTCGGTCTGAtctaaaataatgaaaatgagctTTAGAAAGGAGGAAAGGATTGTAGAATGAGTCTCACATTGACGAGgaccttgcatgagcttattgccaattggttttatggtgtatactcaactttttttatggtatcagagcaggttgttTCTCATGTGAAAGCCCAAAGGTCACACGTGCTCACACGTCACCtagttgttgtccacgtgtaggctAGAAAATCAGTCACACGTGCAGGAACGTGTTGAGATTGGATGATGTGAGGAAAAGTTTGTTtcacatcggtgagggacatGCCTTGCTATGAGCTTATATGGTCTTGAGCTACTTTTCATGtggccaattggttttatgatagaactccaatttcatcatgatattagagcaggttgtcccacgtgtgaagccaaacggccacaTGTGCTCCACGCCATCCCGTTGTATTGTCTATGTGTTAGGCTCGAAAATTCGTCacacgtgagggggcgtgttgatAATAAGTCTTCCATTGATGGGAGAAGAGATGAGATGAGAGatcttgcatgggcttataaaaGATTGGACTACTCcccttgcatgggcttatagaAGGTTGGACTATTCCttatattgccaattaattttatgatggaAACTTATCTTTCTTCCGGAATGTTGTTCAACAAtcaagaaatcattttaaaGTTGAGTCAGAGGATACACCAAGACTGGACTTTTCCACTAGGCAAAACAATAAACTGCTGATGAATTAAACAATCTGCAGGCCACCCCCTGCTCTCTGTCGGTGATTTGGTGCCCAAACTCCATCCCCATCCGCCAAAAACAATTGTAGccaaccaaaacaaaccccACCCGGAGCCCAAACCCACAAAGACCATTCTTTAAAGCAATGGTATGGccgtaaataaaatgaaattcgGACCCAAACACTATTCATTTGAACAGTGCAATTTGAGATCCCTCTCTAGACTAAAGAAAGTAATGATGTTCATTCGCAGTAGGGTGTGTACTTTCACTAGTTGTGCTGACAAATTATTGTTGatcacttcttcttcttctccttctccctcCGGCTCTCTGTAGGTGAATGGGGTGGATCctttgtgtttttatgtttctcCCATCTGTTTGTACAAGCCTAGACACCTTGATACCAGAAGAATCTCTCAGCGCAGACCAGACCTTGATTTCTTCTAGTGGAACATTTGCATTAGGGTTCTTCAGTCCTGAAAATTCTAAGAAATTCTTTCTTGGAATATGGTACAACCAAATCCCAAAGAACCCGAAAGTATGGGTTGCCAACAGAGGATCCCCTCTAGATTCTCCGGGTGTTTTGATGTTTAGCGCTGATGGAAATCTTGTGGTGTTAGATGGGATGACTAGAAAACAAGTCTGGTCGTCTAATGCATCGATACCAGCTTCTGCAATGAATGCCACAACTGCTGTATTGATGGATAGTGGAAACCTTCGACTAATATTTGTACAAGACGTTTTGTGGCAGAGCTTCCATCATCCCTCTGACACATTATTGCCCGGTATGAAGCTTAGCCTGAACAAAATAACAGGCCAACAATCGCGTCTTACTTCCTGGGCAGCACTAGATGATCCACAACCCGGAATGTTCAGCGCAGGCATTGATCCGAAAGTTCCCCTGCAGCTAATTATTTGGAAGGGAAATGCTACATATTGGAGAAGTGCTGTTCAGTTTGGCAAGGAGGTTAAAAGATACTTTAGAAATCAAAGTGGAGGGTTCCTTTCTTACAATTTCGATGCTAATGAGATTGATCTTACTTTTGGTGTGTCAGATAGCTCTCTAAAACTGAGGGTCGTTTTGAGCCCAGCAGGTGAGTTAAATCTGCAGCTGTGGACTGAATCTGATACAATTAAGACATGGTTTAAAGCATGGGAAGAACCTATTaataaatgtgatttttatgCTGCATGCGGTCCATATGGAGCCTGTGATAAAAACAGTGATCTCCTCTCGTCACAATGCAAGTGTTTGAAAGGTTTTAGGACCGAATTACATAAACAATCGGCTCAGGGGGACTGGCCCGGTGGTTGTGTTCGGGAAAAGGCATTGACATGTGATAAAGGGGAAGGGTTTGAGAAGTTTGAGAAAATGAAACTGCCGGATCATGCTAttattttaggaaatatgagtACGAGAGAGTGTGAATCTGAATGCCTACGGAACTGCTCTTGCACAGCTTATGCCTATTCAAATGTGATAAAAGGAGGTACTGTAAAATGCTTGACATGGCTTGATGACTTGACGGATCTTGTAGAGAATCATTGGCTTGGGCAAACCATGTATATTCGTGTTCACCGCTCTGATCAAGGTATGTTAGTTTAGTTTCTTTTGCTGTTTTCTGTGTCAATTTATATTCTTAGCAGACAGGAGACAACAAAATTTAGCCAGAAAATGATCATTAGTTGGAGCCTTTTTTGTTAGTTGCAGGCGGTAAGGGTCATGTTGATAAGCTGTTCCTTGTAATCCCAATAGTCTCAATAACAGCAGGATTGCTTACAATAATTTTTGGCTATTTATTGTGGAAAAAAACATTGAGAGATGAAGGTAGTACTACCACACGCcaccgtctctctctctctctctctctctctctctctctctctctctctctctctctctctcatgtggGCTACACACAAACGAATGGTGCTATAACAATTAGACTCAAACAGGGAGCGTAGGAAGGAGCATAAGCGAGGCTATAAGAA belongs to Malus sylvestris chromosome 17, drMalSylv7.2, whole genome shotgun sequence and includes:
- the LOC126610841 gene encoding G-type lectin S-receptor-like serine/threonine-protein kinase B120 isoform X1; the encoded protein is MGWILCVFMFLPSVCTSLDTLIPEESLSADQTLISSSGTFALGFFSPENSKKFFLGIWYNQIPKNPKVWVANRGSPLDSPGVLMFSADGNLVVLDGMTRKQVWSSNASIPASAMNATTAVLMDSGNLRLIFVQDVLWQSFHHPSDTLLPGMKLSLNKITGQQSRLTSWAALDDPQPGMFSAGIDPKVPLQLIIWKGNATYWRSAVQFGKEVKRYFRNQSGGFLSYNFDANEIDLTFGVSDSSLKLRVVLSPAGELNLQLWTESDTIKTWFKAWEEPINKCDFYAACGPYGACDKNSDLLSSQCKCLKGFRTELHKQSAQGDWPGGCVREKALTCDKGEGFEKFEKMKLPDHAIILGNMSTRECESECLRNCSCTAYAYSNVIKGGTVKCLTWLDDLTDLVENHWLGQTMYIRVHRSDQVAGGKGHVDKLFLVIPIVSITAGLLTIIFGYLLWKKTLRDEGSVGRSISEAIRNFSLRGGKNDPELPLFSLRSLAAATNNFSEANKLGEGGFGPVYKGILIANEEVAIKRLSKKSGQGHQEFMNELKLIAKLQHTNLVRLLGCCIEDEEMILIYEYMPNRSLDKFLFDSSERTKLDWRTRFRIIEGVAQGVLYIHKYSRLKIIHRDLKASNVLLDETMKPKISDFGMAKIFGMDQTEANTNRVVGTYGYMSPEYALYGHFSEKLDVFSFGVLLLEIVSGKRNSAFHRFEDPLTLAGWAWRLWKEGREIEVIDELLRETCQLDEALRCIHVGLLCVQEAPADRPSMSSVICMLHNNEATSLPQPAFSIHKSACAVGSSPQSSARFSNNELTVSLPEGR
- the LOC126610841 gene encoding G-type lectin S-receptor-like serine/threonine-protein kinase B120 isoform X2, coding for MGWILCVFMFLPSVCTSLDTLIPEESLSADQTLISSSGTFALGFFSPENSKKFFLGIWYNQIPKNPKVWVANRGSPLDSPGVLMFSADGNLVVLDGMTRKQVWSSNASIPASAMNATTAVLMDSGNLRLIFVQDVLWQSFHHPSDTLLPGMKLSLNKITGQQSRLTSWAALDDPQPGMFSAGIDPKVPLQLIIWKGNATYWRSAVQFGKEVKRYFRNQSGGFLSYNFDANEIDLTFGVSDSSLKLRVVLSPAGELNLQLWTESDTIKTWFKAWEEPINKCDFYAACGPYGACDKNSDLLSSQCKCLKGFRTELHKQSAQGDWPGGCVREKALTCDKGEGFEKFEKMKLPDHAIILGNMSTRECESECLRNCSCTAYAYSNVIKGGTVKCLTWLDDLTDLVENHWLGQTMYIRVHRSDQGGKGHVDKLFLVIPIVSITAGLLTIIFGYLLWKKTLRDEGSVGRSISEAIRNFSLRGGKNDPELPLFSLRSLAAATNNFSEANKLGEGGFGPVYKGILIANEEVAIKRLSKKSGQGHQEFMNELKLIAKLQHTNLVRLLGCCIEDEEMILIYEYMPNRSLDKFLFDSSERTKLDWRTRFRIIEGVAQGVLYIHKYSRLKIIHRDLKASNVLLDETMKPKISDFGMAKIFGMDQTEANTNRVVGTYGYMSPEYALYGHFSEKLDVFSFGVLLLEIVSGKRNSAFHRFEDPLTLAGWAWRLWKEGREIEVIDELLRETCQLDEALRCIHVGLLCVQEAPADRPSMSSVICMLHNNEATSLPQPAFSIHKSACAVGSSPQSSARFSNNELTVSLPEGR
- the LOC126610841 gene encoding G-type lectin S-receptor-like serine/threonine-protein kinase At4g27290 isoform X3; protein product: MGWILCVFMFLPSVCTSLDTLIPEESLSADQTLISSSGTFALGFFSPENSKKFFLGIWYNQIPKNPKVWVANRGSPLDSPGVLMFSADGNLVVLDGMTRKQVWSSNASIPASAMNATTAVLMDSGNLRLIFVQDVLWQSFHHPSDTLLPGMKLSLNKITGQQSRLTSWAALDDPQPGMFSAGIDPKVPLQLIIWKGNATYWRSAVQFGKEVKRYFRNQSGGFLSYNFDANEIDLTFGVSDSSLKLRVVLSPAGELNLQLWTESDTIKTWFKAWEEPINKCDFYAACGPYGACDKNSDLLSSQCKCLKGFRTELHKQSAQGDWPGGCVREKALTCDKGEGFEKFEKMKLPDHAIILGNMSTRECESECLRNCSCTAYAYSNVIKGGTVKCLTWLDDLTDLVENHWLGQTMYIRVHRSDQGSVGRSISEAIRNFSLRGGKNDPELPLFSLRSLAAATNNFSEANKLGEGGFGPVYKGILIANEEVAIKRLSKKSGQGHQEFMNELKLIAKLQHTNLVRLLGCCIEDEEMILIYEYMPNRSLDKFLFDSSERTKLDWRTRFRIIEGVAQGVLYIHKYSRLKIIHRDLKASNVLLDETMKPKISDFGMAKIFGMDQTEANTNRVVGTYGYMSPEYALYGHFSEKLDVFSFGVLLLEIVSGKRNSAFHRFEDPLTLAGWAWRLWKEGREIEVIDELLRETCQLDEALRCIHVGLLCVQEAPADRPSMSSVICMLHNNEATSLPQPAFSIHKSACAVGSSPQSSARFSNNELTVSLPEGR